Below is a window of Streptomyces qaidamensis DNA.
AAGTCTGCTGCCGAGGAATTCCCCGCCCGTGCGTGCGAAACCTACGTTCGTCACTGGAGGTGACCGAACGATGACGGCCTGTGCGATCGAGCCTTCGGCGGGACACGAGGACGACGAGGACGAGGACGGGTCCCGGCCGGCAGGCTGCGCGCTCACCGCGGACGGTGCCTACGGCGCGCGTCTCGCGTCGGCCGGCGACTCCTGGTTCCCGGAGCGCTGGACCCTGGACGGCCATGAGCCGTACGCGGTGCCCCTGCCGCGCAACCAGCCGGAGGAGCCCGGAACGGAGGTGCAGCCGATGGGCGACGGCCGGGTCCTCATCCACCGGGTGGTGGCCGGGCGGCACGCCTTCGCGCTGCTGTACCCGACCGGGCCCGGCACCGGTGAGCTGCCCCTGGGCGCGGTCGAGTGCCGGGACGGGACCGCCCGGCTGCGGCTGCTGCCGCCCGCCCCGGGCGGCGAGCGGGCCTACGCCCTCGCCGTCGGGCCGCGTACGACGTCGGTGTGGCTGGTGGCGGGCGGCGCCTTCGGGCCCGAGCGGCTGGCCGAACTGCCCGGCCGCTGTTCGGGAGGGGTCTGGCTGGACCGGACGGCACGGCTGCTGGCGCTGGACCGGGAGACCGGCGGCCGTGTCAAGACCGTCGTGGTGGACCTGGAGTGCGGGGAGGTGTCGCCGCTGCTGCAGATCGCGGCCGAGAGCGATGACCGGCTGCTGCTCGCCGACCACGACAGCGGGCTGCTGATCGTCCGCTCGGACGCGCCCTCGCCGGGGCAGGGCCGGCTGGGCTGGGGCGTCCTCGGCAGCACACTGCCGGTGCGCTTCCCGGAGTGCCTGCGGGTGCGGGACTGCTCCGTCACGCCGTTCGCGATCCAGCCTGGGCAGGTGCTGACGCCGGAGAGCTGCGCGGTGGCGCTGCGGGTGGACGGGCCGCGGGGCAGCTGGGTCGGGGTCTGGCGGCCCGCCGAGCGGCGGGTGCACCATCTCCGGGCGCCCGAGGGGTGGTTGGCGGGCACGGGCCTGTGGACGCCGGAGGGGGTGCTGCGGCTGCCGTACGCGACGGAGGCCGTGCCGTGCGGTGTGGCGCGGGTGAGTCCGCCACCGGCCGCCGAGCAGGAGCCCGGGGCCGCTTCGGCGCCGCATCAGGAACCGGAGCCACCGACCCCGGTTCCGGAGCGCTCCGGGCAGCCCGCGGAGCCCGGACCGCCTGCCCCGCCGACCCGGCCCGCCGAGCCCGCGACGCCCTCGGCTCCCCGGCCGGTGCCCCTTCAGGAAGCGCCGTTGGGACGCCTTGTAACGAACTAGTGCCGGTTGGCGTGGCCGCCTGGATCCGAGGTCAGGGGTGCCGGTTAGACTCACCCGGCTGTAAAAAAGATCATGTTGACGGGGTGAATTCCACCGATGAGTGACGCCAGCACGAAACAGTCGCGTGATGCCGACGTCCAGCAGACCTCCTCCGGCCCCGGCCGGCACCGTGGTGAGGTCTCCACGCAGGACAGTGAGGCGACTCCGCGCGGACGCCACCGCAAGCCGGTGGCGGAGACCGAGCAGGCCGTGACCGCGGCCTGACGGCACGCCGGTTCACCGGACGGCGAACGGCCCTTCCCGCCACAAGCGGGGAGGGCCGTTCCCTGTCCTTCTCCCTGTCTTACTCCCTGTCCTTCACCCGCGTCTCAGCCCCAGCACCTCAGCCGCCGCGAAGGTCTCGCCCGCCGGCCGGTCCGCGTAGTACGGCCCGAGGACGGCCTCCAGTTCGTCGTACGTGAAGGTGTCCTGCTTGCTGTCGAACCTGGCGGCGACGCGCGGCCGTTCGACGACGGCGACCATCCCGCCGTGCACCACGAGGAGCTGCCCGTTGACATGGGCGGCGGCGGGCGAGGCCAGATAGCCGACCAGCGGGGCGACGTGCTCGGGGGCGAGCGGGTCGAGGCCGGTGCCGGAGGGCTGCTCGACGCCCGCGAAGACGTCCTCGGTCATCCTGGTGCGGGCGCGGGGGCAGATGGCGTTGGCGGTGACGCCGTACTTGCCGAGGGCCAGGGCGGTGGAGGTGGTGAGGCCGACGATGCCGCCCTTGGCCGCCGCGTAGTTGGGCTGCCCGGCGGAACCGGCGAGGAACGCCTCCGAGGAGGTGTTCACGATCCGTCCGTACACCGGCTCCCCGGCCCGCTTGGAGCGCTCCCGCCAGTGCGCGGCGGCGAACCGGGTGGTGTTGAAGTGACCTTTGAGGTGCACGCGGAGGACGGAGTCCCACTCCTCCTCGGCCATCGAGAAGACCATGCGGTCGCGCAGGATGCCCGCGTTGTTGACGAGGACGTCGAGCCTGCCGAACGCGGCGACGGCCGACTCGACGAGCGTGCGCGCCTGTTCGAAGTCGGAGACGTCCCCGGTGTGCGCGAGGGCGGTGCCGCCCGCCGCGCGGATCTCGGCGGCGACCTCCTCGGCGGGCCCCGCGGACGCCTCGCCCGTGCCGTCGCGGCCGGGTTGTCCGTAGTCGTTGACGACAACGGCGGCACCGAGCCGGGCGAGTTCCAGCGCCTCGGCCCGGCCGAGCCCGCGGCCCGCGCCCGTGACGATCGCGGACAGTCCCTGGAGCGGCAGCAGCGGCATGGGTCGCGTCCTCACATCTCGATGCACGTGCGCAGGGCGGTCCCGGTCCGCATCTGGTCGAGGGCCTCGTTGACGTCGGCGAACGGGACCCGGTGGGTGATCAGGCCGGTCAGGTCGATGCGGCCCGCGCGCCACAGGGCGATGGTGCGTTCGTAGGAGCGCAGCACGTCACCGCCGCCGTACAGGGAGGGCAGGATCCGCTTCTCGTCGAAGAACAGCTCGAACATGTTGAGCTGGAGGAAGTCGTCCATGGCTCCGGCGCCGACCACCACGAGAGTGCCGCCGCGCCGGGTGTTGTCGTACGCGGTGCGCGCCGTGGCGGACTTGCCGACGACCTCGAAGACGTGGTCGAAGCCCTCGCCGGCGGTGATCTGCTGTTGGGCGTCGGGCAGTTCCTCGGGGGAGACGGCCCGGGTGGCGCCGAAGCGGAGGGCCGCCTCCCGGCGCGAAGGCACGGGGTCCACGGCGACGATCTCCGCGGCGCCCCGGAGCCGGGCGCCCTGGATCACGGAGATGCCGACGCCCCCGCAGCCGATGACCGCCACCGACGAACCGGCCTCCAGGTCCGCCGTGTTGAGCGCGGCGCCGAGACCGGTGGTCACCCCGCAGCCGATGAGGGCGGCGATGTCGAAGGGCACGTCGTCGGGTATCGGCACCGCGCAGCCGGCGTCGACGACGACCTCCTCGGTGAAGGTGCCGGTGCCGGCGAAGCCGAAGACGTCCCCGCCGGGGCGCTTGAAGTTGGGTGTGCCCGCGTTCATGAACCCGGCCAGGCACAGCTCGGTCTGGCCGCGCTTGCAGGCGGGGCAGGAGCCGCAGGCGGGCAGCCAGCACACGACGACCCGGTCACCAACCCTCAGATGACGCACGCCCTCGCCGACTTCG
It encodes the following:
- a CDS encoding 3-oxoacyl-ACP reductase, whose product is MPLLPLQGLSAIVTGAGRGLGRAEALELARLGAAVVVNDYGQPGRDGTGEASAGPAEEVAAEIRAAGGTALAHTGDVSDFEQARTLVESAVAAFGRLDVLVNNAGILRDRMVFSMAEEEWDSVLRVHLKGHFNTTRFAAAHWRERSKRAGEPVYGRIVNTSSEAFLAGSAGQPNYAAAKGGIVGLTTSTALALGKYGVTANAICPRARTRMTEDVFAGVEQPSGTGLDPLAPEHVAPLVGYLASPAAAHVNGQLLVVHGGMVAVVERPRVAARFDSKQDTFTYDELEAVLGPYYADRPAGETFAAAEVLGLRRG
- a CDS encoding Zn-dependent alcohol dehydrogenase, with the protein product MRAAVLHEIGQDKLEVLDDVEAVGFGPGKVRIRVRATGLCHSDLSAMSGVLPQPAPFVPGHEGAGEILEVGEGVRHLRVGDRVVVCWLPACGSCPACKRGQTELCLAGFMNAGTPNFKRPGGDVFGFAGTGTFTEEVVVDAGCAVPIPDDVPFDIAALIGCGVTTGLGAALNTADLEAGSSVAVIGCGGVGISVIQGARLRGAAEIVAVDPVPSRREAALRFGATRAVSPEELPDAQQQITAGEGFDHVFEVVGKSATARTAYDNTRRGGTLVVVGAGAMDDFLQLNMFELFFDEKRILPSLYGGGDVLRSYERTIALWRAGRIDLTGLITHRVPFADVNEALDQMRTGTALRTCIEM